The following proteins are co-located in the Nitrospirota bacterium genome:
- a CDS encoding type IV pilus twitching motility protein PilT, with translation MATLYDLLKTMIERGASDLHLTTGNPPRLRVDGRLKPLEPDAPSLGPADTKALCYSILTDAQKHKFEEESELDLSFGLKGLSRFRANIFMQRGAVAGAFRSIPFEIKTFEQLRLPPIVLEMVKKPRGLILVTGPTGSGKSTTLATMVDKINSEREDHIITVEDPIEYLHVHKKSLINQREVAADTQSFRNALRYILRQDPDVVLIGEMRDLETIESALKVSETGHLTLATLHTNNAVQTINRIIDVFPPHQQDQVRVQLSFVLEGILAQQLIPKRNGGRVLAIETLVPNAAIRNLIREDKVHQIYSMMQTGQARFGMQTMNQSLLEIYQKGFITRDDALARSLVPEEMVAMLQKVESTAQRRA, from the coding sequence ATGGCCACTCTGTACGACCTGCTGAAGACGATGATCGAACGGGGCGCTTCCGACCTGCACCTGACGACGGGCAACCCTCCGCGGCTGCGGGTGGACGGCAGGCTCAAGCCCCTGGAGCCCGACGCCCCCTCGCTGGGTCCGGCCGACACCAAGGCCCTGTGCTACAGCATCCTGACCGACGCCCAGAAGCACAAGTTCGAGGAGGAAAGCGAGCTGGACCTCTCCTTCGGCCTGAAGGGGCTGAGCCGCTTCAGGGCGAACATCTTCATGCAGCGGGGCGCCGTCGCCGGGGCCTTCCGGTCCATCCCCTTCGAGATAAAGACCTTCGAACAGTTGAGGCTTCCCCCCATCGTCCTGGAGATGGTCAAGAAGCCCCGGGGCCTCATCCTGGTCACCGGCCCCACCGGGAGCGGGAAGTCCACGACCCTGGCCACCATGGTGGACAAGATAAACTCCGAGCGCGAGGACCACATCATCACCGTGGAAGACCCCATCGAGTACCTCCACGTGCACAAGAAGTCCCTCATCAACCAGCGGGAAGTCGCCGCGGACACCCAGAGCTTCCGAAACGCCCTCCGCTACATCCTCAGGCAGGACCCCGACGTGGTGCTCATTGGGGAGATGCGCGACCTGGAGACCATCGAGTCGGCCCTGAAGGTCTCCGAGACCGGCCACCTCACCCTGGCCACCCTGCACACGAACAACGCTGTTCAGACCATCAACCGCATCATCGACGTCTTTCCCCCGCACCAGCAGGACCAGGTGCGCGTTCAGTTGAGCTTCGTCCTGGAGGGCATCCTGGCGCAGCAGCTCATCCCCAAGCGCAACGGGGGCCGGGTGCTCGCCATCGAGACCCTCGTGCCCAACGCCGCCATCCGCAACCTCATCAGGGAAGACAAGGTGCACCAGATATATTCCATGATGCAGACGGGGCAGGCCCGGTTCGGCATGCAGACGATGAACCAGTCGCTGCTGGAGATTTACCAGAAGGGCTTTATTACGAGGGACGACGCCCTGGCACGCTCGCTGGTGCCGGAAGAAATGGTCGCCATGCTGCAAAAAGTGGAGAGCACAGCGCAGAGGAGGGCATAG
- a CDS encoding type II secretion system F family protein has protein sequence MAEMVFQWAGKTPQGTIESGEMTAKSKDEVQALLRRRKITPTTITEKQKKSFWSLQLGDKKITDKDIVVFTRQFSVMIDAGLPLVQALEILSTQVENKSLGKVLAAIKEDVEGGSTYADALRKHPRTFTELYANMVAAGESGGILDTILQRLAAYMEKAMKLKKKVKGALVYPATITVVAVIVVAVILVFVVPTFTEMFETLGGTLPVPTKIVVGISDFMKSTWWMILIALVGLVIFLRQFRRTPKGQRMTDGLFLKLPIFGELLNKVAISKFTRTMGTLTSSGVPILEGLEITAKTSGNKVVELAIMDVRQAVSEGKTLAEPLAKAKVFPPMVTHMIAVGESTGALDSMLTKIADFYDDEVDNTVNNLTAMMEPMLMVFLGTTVGFIIVAMYLPIFRMMTLIK, from the coding sequence ATGGCAGAAATGGTATTCCAATGGGCCGGGAAGACGCCTCAGGGGACGATAGAGTCCGGGGAGATGACGGCCAAGTCAAAGGACGAGGTCCAGGCACTCCTCAGGCGACGGAAAATCACGCCCACCACCATAACGGAGAAGCAGAAGAAATCCTTCTGGAGCCTTCAACTGGGCGACAAGAAGATCACGGACAAGGACATCGTCGTCTTTACGCGCCAGTTCTCGGTGATGATAGACGCGGGCCTCCCCCTGGTGCAGGCCCTGGAGATACTGTCTACCCAGGTCGAGAACAAGAGCCTGGGGAAGGTGCTGGCGGCCATCAAGGAAGACGTGGAAGGCGGCTCCACGTACGCCGACGCCCTGAGGAAACACCCGCGGACGTTCACGGAACTCTACGCCAACATGGTGGCGGCCGGCGAGAGCGGCGGTATCCTGGACACCATCCTCCAGAGACTGGCCGCCTACATGGAGAAGGCCATGAAGCTCAAGAAGAAGGTCAAGGGCGCCCTGGTCTACCCCGCCACCATCACCGTGGTAGCCGTCATCGTGGTGGCCGTCATCCTCGTGTTCGTGGTCCCCACCTTCACCGAGATGTTCGAGACCCTGGGCGGCACCCTGCCGGTGCCGACCAAGATAGTGGTGGGCATCTCCGACTTTATGAAGAGCACCTGGTGGATGATCCTGATTGCCCTGGTGGGCCTGGTGATCTTCCTCAGGCAGTTCCGCAGGACGCCCAAGGGCCAACGGATGACCGACGGCCTGTTCCTCAAGCTGCCCATCTTCGGCGAGCTCCTGAACAAGGTGGCCATCTCGAAGTTCACCCGCACCATGGGCACCCTCACCAGTAGCGGCGTGCCCATCCTGGAAGGCCTGGAGATAACGGCCAAGACCTCAGGCAACAAGGTGGTGGAGCTTGCCATCATGGACGTCCGGCAGGCGGTCAGCGAGGGCAAGACCCTGGCCGAGCCCCTGGCCAAGGCGAAGGTGTTCCCGCCCATGGTGACGCACATGATAGCCGTGGGCGAGTCCACCGGCGCCCTGGACAGCATGCTCACCAAGATAGCGGACTTCTACGACGACGAGGTGGACAACACGGTGAACAACCTGACGGCCATGATGGAGCCCATGCTCATGGTCTTCCTCGGGACCACCGTGGGCTTCATCATCGTGGCCATGTACCTGCCCATCTTCAGGATGATGACCCTGATCAAATGA
- a CDS encoding ATP-binding protein: protein MTDGSLTMRLKTLIAFRVVFVTVLLGSFFVLRIGDRVLPYPAAVLYLIILLYVASIIYLVLLDRVPNRVLAYAQIAVDAVAINALIVFTGGIESWFSSLLLLIVIYSAIVMGKRAGYTAAVMASILYGALIDLQFYGVIPIDFAQGLEVKDFLYKIFSHLLALFLTAYLTGYLSSRIERRDMDIEDLTLFNREVIESTPSGLFTTDVEGNIRLFNRAAESITGYGRSEVAGADVRLVFPFIVDLTEQKRMEATVRFGEAERVIGSSISRMKDTKGEDTGYIGIFQDLTELKKMAEEMKKKEKLAAIGELSANMAHEIRNPLASLKSSIEMLTEGVIPEAQKERLMTIALHEMDRLNSIIDDFLGYSRPTPVVMEEFDLHGALEDTLEFLENRDHADIVFRRRFSGPFRVKADAGKLQQVFWNLGINALDAMPEGGSLTVGTGARNGLVEISFEDTGKGIAREDLERIFFPFYTTKNTGTGLGLSIAYRIVEDHKGILTVRSVPGQGARFDILLPRDA, encoded by the coding sequence ATGACCGACGGCTCCCTGACCATGAGGCTCAAGACTCTGATCGCCTTCAGGGTCGTTTTCGTCACGGTGCTGCTGGGCTCTTTCTTCGTCCTGCGCATCGGCGACAGGGTATTGCCGTACCCCGCCGCGGTGCTCTACCTGATCATCCTCCTCTACGTCGCCTCCATCATCTATCTGGTCCTCCTGGACAGGGTGCCCAACCGCGTCCTTGCCTACGCCCAGATAGCCGTGGACGCCGTGGCCATCAACGCCCTCATCGTCTTCACCGGCGGCATCGAGAGCTGGTTCTCCTCCCTTCTGCTGCTCATCGTCATCTACTCCGCCATCGTCATGGGAAAGCGCGCCGGCTACACGGCGGCCGTCATGGCGAGCATCCTGTACGGGGCGCTCATCGACCTTCAGTTCTACGGCGTCATCCCCATCGACTTTGCCCAGGGACTTGAGGTGAAGGACTTCCTCTACAAGATATTCTCCCACCTCCTGGCCCTTTTCCTCACCGCCTATCTCACCGGGTACCTCTCCTCGCGCATCGAGCGCCGGGACATGGACATCGAAGACCTCACGCTGTTCAACCGCGAGGTCATCGAGAGCACCCCCAGCGGGCTGTTCACCACGGACGTGGAGGGCAACATCCGGCTCTTCAACAGGGCGGCCGAGAGCATCACGGGGTACGGGCGGTCCGAAGTGGCGGGCGCCGACGTGCGGCTCGTCTTTCCCTTCATCGTCGACCTCACCGAGCAGAAGAGGATGGAGGCCACCGTGCGGTTCGGCGAGGCCGAAAGGGTCATCGGCTCCAGCATATCCCGGATGAAGGACACCAAGGGGGAGGACACGGGCTACATCGGCATTTTCCAGGACCTGACCGAGCTGAAGAAAATGGCCGAGGAGATGAAGAAGAAGGAAAAACTCGCGGCCATAGGCGAGCTGTCGGCCAACATGGCCCACGAGATACGAAACCCCCTGGCCTCCCTGAAAAGCTCCATCGAGATGCTCACCGAGGGCGTCATCCCGGAAGCGCAGAAGGAGCGCCTCATGACCATAGCCCTGCACGAGATGGACCGGCTAAACTCCATCATCGACGATTTTCTCGGGTACTCCCGTCCGACCCCAGTGGTCATGGAAGAGTTCGACCTGCACGGCGCCCTCGAGGACACCCTGGAGTTCCTGGAAAACCGGGACCACGCGGACATCGTCTTCAGAAGGCGGTTCTCCGGCCCCTTCCGCGTGAAGGCCGACGCCGGGAAGCTCCAGCAGGTCTTCTGGAACCTGGGCATCAACGCCCTGGACGCCATGCCCGAGGGCGGCTCCCTTACCGTGGGGACCGGGGCCCGCAACGGGCTTGTGGAGATCAGCTTCGAGGACACGGGAAAGGGCATCGCCCGGGAGGACCTGGAAAGAATCTTCTTCCCCTTCTATACTACCAAGAACACCGGAACCGGACTCGGCCTGAGCATCGCCTATCGCATCGTGGAGGACCACAAGGGTATCCTCACCGTGCGCAGCGTGCCGGGCCAGGGTGCGCGGTTCGATATTCTCCTGCCGAGGGACGCATGA
- a CDS encoding sigma-54 dependent transcriptional regulator, which produces MKETKAKILVVEDEKNMREVLSILLEGEGYEVVTAADGDEGLQWIRKDIFDLIITDIKMPGAGGFDILECAREASPETLVIMITAFGTMESAIDAMKHGAYDYIHKPFKIDEIRLIVRNAVDKHRLKQEVSLLRETVRTSSEMDNIIGKSRPMQEVLALIPKVAGSNSNVLITGESGTGKELVASALHNMSPRGERAFVAINCASLPEGLLESELFGHMRGSFTGAVQNKQGLFETANGGTLFMDEVAEMPMNLQAKFLRAIENGTFRRVGGNTDIRVDTRIIAATNKNLDEAIRTGTFREDLYFRLNVIPLHIAPLRERQEDIPPLVEHFIGKYSDGKRQFSGSAMKLLMEHPWKGNVRELENMVERILLFTDTEIITDADLPPELKAKPRSEEALLPDISSNGGVDLEEMLAEFEKKYLVEALRSTGGKQTEAAELLRLSYRSFRHKLSKYGIR; this is translated from the coding sequence ATGAAAGAGACCAAGGCCAAGATACTGGTCGTCGAGGACGAGAAGAACATGCGCGAGGTCCTGAGCATCCTCCTGGAGGGCGAGGGCTACGAGGTGGTGACCGCCGCCGACGGCGACGAGGGCCTGCAGTGGATACGCAAGGACATCTTCGACCTCATCATCACCGACATCAAGATGCCCGGCGCCGGCGGCTTCGACATCCTTGAGTGCGCCCGCGAGGCCTCCCCCGAGACCCTGGTCATCATGATCACCGCCTTCGGCACCATGGAGTCGGCCATCGACGCCATGAAGCACGGGGCCTACGACTACATCCACAAGCCTTTCAAGATAGACGAGATCCGCCTCATCGTCAGAAACGCCGTCGACAAGCACCGCCTGAAGCAGGAAGTCTCCCTCCTGCGGGAGACGGTGCGGACCTCCTCCGAGATGGACAACATCATCGGCAAGAGCAGGCCCATGCAGGAGGTCCTCGCCCTGATTCCCAAGGTCGCCGGCAGCAACTCCAACGTCCTCATCACCGGGGAGAGCGGCACGGGCAAAGAGCTGGTGGCCAGCGCGCTTCACAACATGAGTCCGCGCGGGGAGCGGGCCTTCGTCGCCATCAACTGCGCCTCCCTCCCCGAGGGGCTCCTGGAAAGCGAGCTCTTCGGGCACATGAGGGGCTCCTTCACGGGGGCCGTGCAGAACAAGCAGGGGCTCTTCGAGACGGCCAACGGCGGCACCCTTTTCATGGACGAGGTCGCTGAGATGCCGATGAACCTGCAGGCGAAGTTCCTCCGGGCCATCGAAAACGGGACCTTCCGCAGGGTGGGGGGGAACACCGACATCCGGGTGGACACCCGCATCATCGCGGCAACCAACAAGAATCTCGACGAGGCCATCCGGACCGGCACCTTCAGGGAGGACCTGTACTTCCGGCTCAACGTCATTCCCCTGCACATCGCACCCCTGAGGGAGAGGCAGGAGGACATTCCCCCCCTGGTGGAGCATTTCATCGGCAAGTACTCCGACGGAAAGAGACAGTTCTCCGGAAGCGCCATGAAGCTCCTCATGGAGCACCCCTGGAAGGGCAACGTGCGGGAGCTGGAAAACATGGTGGAGCGCATCCTCCTGTTTACAGACACCGAGATAATCACCGACGCCGACCTCCCGCCGGAGCTGAAGGCGAAGCCCCGGAGCGAGGAGGCCCTTCTGCCGGACATTTCCTCCAACGGGGGCGTGGACCTGGAGGAGATGCTGGCCGAGTTCGAAAAGAAATACCTCGTCGAGGCCCTCAGGAGCACCGGAGGAAAACAGACGGAGGCCGCGGAGCTCCTGAGGCTCTCCTACCGGTCCTTCCGCCACAAGCTCTCCAAATACGGCATCAGGTAG
- a CDS encoding Ku protein: MKSTWKGYIRFSLVTIPVKMYTAISRKTISFNLLHGECGTRVRQHTYCPHCEKELDREEIVKGYRYGRDTYVPIEDEEIERAKKEATDAIEVMKFVDEGKIHPLYYSEASYLVPDGKVGAEAFALFLRAVEKTGKAALAKVVIRNREHIMAIKPHDGALVAYTLHYPEEIQKVSELGETALAAEAPVDEEQLALAVQIMENMSGPFRPEELVDEYSETLMSIIEAKAKGKKLEVRRPEERRKVVSLMDALRKSVQESRQMPGKKEMAAGRKRKPGERKRKTA; encoded by the coding sequence ATGAAGAGCACGTGGAAGGGATATATCCGGTTCTCCCTGGTGACCATCCCTGTGAAGATGTACACCGCCATCTCCCGGAAGACCATAAGCTTCAACCTCCTGCACGGGGAGTGCGGAACCCGCGTCCGCCAGCACACCTACTGCCCCCACTGCGAGAAGGAGCTGGACAGGGAGGAGATCGTCAAGGGCTACCGCTACGGCAGGGACACGTATGTGCCCATCGAGGACGAGGAGATCGAGCGGGCGAAGAAAGAGGCCACCGACGCCATCGAGGTGATGAAGTTCGTCGACGAGGGGAAGATACATCCCCTGTACTACTCCGAGGCCAGCTACCTGGTGCCCGACGGCAAAGTGGGGGCGGAGGCCTTCGCCCTGTTCCTCCGGGCGGTGGAGAAGACGGGCAAGGCGGCCCTTGCCAAGGTGGTCATCAGAAACAGGGAGCACATCATGGCCATCAAGCCCCATGACGGAGCCCTGGTGGCCTACACCCTGCATTACCCCGAGGAAATTCAGAAGGTCTCCGAGCTCGGCGAGACAGCCCTGGCCGCGGAGGCCCCGGTGGACGAGGAGCAGCTCGCGCTCGCCGTGCAGATCATGGAGAACATGAGCGGCCCCTTCCGGCCCGAGGAGCTCGTGGACGAGTACTCCGAGACCCTCATGAGCATCATCGAGGCCAAGGCCAAGGGCAAGAAGCTCGAGGTGCGGCGCCCCGAGGAGAGGAGGAAGGTGGTAAGCCTCATGGACGCCCTGAGGAAAAGCGTGCAGGAGTCCCGGCAGATGCCCGGGAAAAAGGAGATGGCCGCCGGAAGGAAAAGGAAGCCCGGGGAAAGGAAGCGCAAGACGGCCTAG
- the ligD gene encoding non-homologous end-joining DNA ligase — translation MPRKPVRPMLAYSSRPFDSPRHLYEIKWDGTRCILFKEAGGVRLQNRRLLDITRRYPELGELTGAIRAKTAILDGELVVFSGGLTSFPRLQEREHLDNPLKISLLSREMPATYVAFDILYLDGRWRTARPLRERKKLLARTLGLSERLLESMYVAAEGRRFFEEAVKRGFEGAMAKDMESPYLPGKRSRYWLKIKPRGAEICFIIGYTPGKGARSATFGALALATPEEERWVYRGKVGTGFGEKEARRLRGKLEELRTAEPPSPSFRNIREDIRWVRPELRAEVLFQERTRDGMFRAPVFKRLIE, via the coding sequence ATGCCCCGCAAGCCCGTCAGGCCCATGCTGGCCTACTCCTCCCGGCCCTTCGACTCGCCCCGCCACCTCTACGAGATAAAGTGGGATGGCACCCGCTGCATCCTCTTCAAGGAGGCCGGGGGGGTGCGCCTTCAGAACCGGAGGCTCCTGGACATAACCCGCCGCTACCCCGAGCTCGGCGAACTCACGGGGGCCATCCGTGCAAAGACCGCCATCCTGGACGGGGAGCTCGTGGTCTTCTCCGGGGGGCTCACCAGCTTCCCCAGGCTCCAGGAGCGGGAGCACCTGGACAACCCCCTGAAGATATCTCTTCTTTCCAGGGAGATGCCGGCCACCTACGTGGCCTTCGACATCCTGTACCTCGACGGCCGGTGGCGGACCGCGAGGCCCCTCCGGGAGAGGAAAAAGCTCCTGGCGCGCACGCTCGGGCTCTCGGAGCGCCTCCTTGAGTCCATGTACGTGGCGGCCGAGGGGCGGCGGTTCTTCGAGGAGGCCGTAAAGCGGGGCTTCGAGGGGGCGATGGCCAAGGACATGGAAAGCCCCTACCTGCCGGGCAAGAGGTCGCGCTACTGGCTCAAGATAAAGCCCCGGGGCGCGGAGATTTGCTTCATCATAGGGTACACACCGGGCAAGGGCGCGCGGAGCGCCACCTTCGGGGCCCTGGCCCTGGCCACCCCCGAGGAGGAGCGGTGGGTGTACAGGGGCAAGGTGGGCACGGGCTTCGGCGAGAAGGAGGCCCGGCGGCTCAGGGGGAAGCTCGAGGAGCTTCGCACCGCAGAGCCGCCCTCTCCGTCCTTCCGGAACATCAGGGAGGACATCCGCTGGGTGCGCCCCGAGCTTCGGGCCGAGGTCCTCTTTCAGGAGAGGACCCGCGACGGGATGTTCAGGGCACCCGTTTTCAAGCGTCTGATAGAGTGA
- the fdhD gene encoding formate dehydrogenase accessory sulfurtransferase FdhD: MNGARTQKVIKVTGDARAEVEDLVALERRLRVRVNGSERLSLYCTPLMVRELVVGLLVTEGVAEGVCAERMSIVYGEEITVDVAAEGRVSTKGASVTSGCVGGISFEKKHTTRARSDPMRMGAGRLLDVFGRFQHRSDLYNSTGCVHSAALSDGEDILCHAEDIGRHNAVDKVIGYALLEELGFSGRLMLASGRLSSEIVSKCARWGIPLVVSRTAPTALALDIAEESGVTVVGFARGRRFNIYTHPERITFP; the protein is encoded by the coding sequence GTGAACGGCGCCCGTACGCAGAAGGTCATCAAGGTCACCGGGGACGCCAGGGCCGAGGTCGAAGACCTGGTTGCCCTGGAGCGGAGGCTCCGCGTGCGCGTCAACGGCTCGGAGCGCCTGAGCCTGTACTGCACGCCCCTGATGGTGCGGGAGCTGGTGGTGGGCCTTCTCGTGACCGAGGGTGTTGCCGAGGGTGTCTGTGCAGAGCGCATGAGCATCGTCTACGGCGAGGAGATAACGGTGGACGTGGCCGCCGAGGGGCGGGTCAGCACCAAGGGGGCGTCGGTCACCTCGGGCTGCGTGGGGGGCATCAGCTTTGAGAAGAAGCACACCACCCGGGCACGGAGCGACCCGATGCGCATGGGGGCCGGGCGGCTCCTGGATGTCTTCGGGCGCTTTCAGCACCGCTCCGACCTTTACAACTCCACCGGCTGCGTCCACAGCGCGGCCCTCTCCGACGGGGAGGACATCCTCTGCCATGCCGAGGACATCGGGCGGCATAACGCGGTGGATAAGGTCATCGGTTATGCCCTCCTGGAGGAACTCGGATTCTCCGGCCGGCTGATGCTGGCCAGCGGCCGCCTGTCCTCGGAAATCGTCTCCAAGTGCGCCCGATGGGGCATTCCCCTGGTGGTAAGCCGCACCGCCCCCACGGCGCTGGCCCTGGATATCGCCGAGGAAAGCGGGGTCACCGTGGTGGGCTTTGCCCGCGGCAGGCGCTTCAACATCTATACCCACCCCGAGCGCATCACCTTCCCCTGA
- a CDS encoding biotin/lipoate A/B protein ligase family protein: MAWRLVETADGGAAWNMALDEAVAAAVRRGAAPPTVRFYGWTSPSVSIGCFQRARDVDLAFCERESIAVVRRPTGGRAVFHGRELTYSVSAPRGALMPSSLLGTYRALSAAFLAAFKLLGLEPSAHTGRRPSAERSPLCFASPSYGEVTLRGKKVVGSAQRRWPDGFLQQGSLPREVDRARTARVFRLSGEEAPPAGLCEVVPDVTPEALKDALRLGFEEVLGQALLPAPPTEEELKRARALEREKYLSPGWTLRR, from the coding sequence GTGGCCTGGAGGCTCGTGGAGACGGCCGACGGGGGCGCGGCCTGGAACATGGCCCTGGACGAGGCCGTGGCGGCTGCGGTGCGGCGGGGCGCGGCCCCTCCCACAGTGAGGTTTTACGGCTGGACCTCTCCGTCGGTAAGCATCGGGTGTTTTCAGCGGGCCCGGGACGTGGACCTGGCCTTCTGCGAGAGGGAGTCCATTGCCGTCGTGCGCAGGCCCACCGGGGGAAGGGCGGTGTTTCACGGGCGGGAGCTCACCTACAGTGTTTCGGCGCCGCGGGGCGCCCTCATGCCCTCGAGTCTTCTGGGGACGTACCGCGCCCTGAGCGCGGCCTTCCTCGCGGCCTTCAAGCTCCTGGGCCTGGAGCCCTCGGCCCACACCGGCCGCAGGCCCTCCGCGGAGAGAAGCCCCCTTTGCTTTGCCTCACCCTCCTACGGAGAGGTGACCCTGAGGGGGAAAAAGGTGGTGGGCTCCGCCCAGAGGCGCTGGCCCGACGGGTTTCTCCAGCAGGGCTCCCTTCCCCGCGAGGTGGACCGCGCACGCACGGCGCGCGTCTTCCGGCTCTCCGGCGAGGAGGCACCCCCGGCGGGGCTCTGCGAGGTGGTGCCGGACGTGACCCCGGAGGCCCTCAAGGACGCTCTTCGTCTGGGTTTTGAGGAGGTATTGGGCCAGGCCCTTCTGCCTGCTCCTCCCACGGAGGAAGAGCTGAAGCGGGCCCGTGCCCTTGAACGGGAGAAGTACCTGTCGCCGGGCTGGACCCTGAGGCGCTAG
- a CDS encoding CooT family nickel-binding protein, producing the protein MCELNAYVLRDGTQELVLESVTVIQAEQGTVVVRNLFGEEKRLQAKIKEVSLKNNTVVLEA; encoded by the coding sequence ATGTGCGAGCTCAACGCGTATGTTTTAAGGGACGGCACTCAGGAGCTTGTCTTGGAAAGCGTGACCGTCATCCAGGCCGAGCAGGGCACGGTCGTCGTGCGGAACCTCTTCGGCGAGGAGAAGAGGCTTCAGGCGAAGATAAAGGAAGTCTCGCTCAAGAACAACACGGTCGTCCTGGAGGCCTGA
- a CDS encoding deoxyribonuclease IV, with protein sequence MIKYTRRAMERRLGVHTSIAGGLAKALRRARDLGCTAVQIFSHNPRGWKTGELPEEEAALFRRERERLDISPVAVHASYLINLASPRKDLRRASIALLAEEMRRADLLGADYVVLHPGSSREGNAARLSVQGMAEALELSSPSRTGLLIENTSGKRGDVASSMEQVARILQAAGGAVRGICLDTCHAYAAGYDLGTEEGLRTLSEKMEAFFGLSRVLLVHLNDSRGGLGSGLDRHEHIGKGKIGSRGMKRFLHHESFGSVPLILETPKTSPADDPENLRRVRALLR encoded by the coding sequence GTGATAAAGTATACGAGGAGGGCCATGGAGCGGCGTCTCGGTGTCCACACGTCCATAGCGGGAGGGCTCGCAAAGGCCCTGAGGCGCGCCCGCGACCTGGGATGCACGGCCGTGCAGATATTCAGCCATAACCCCCGCGGATGGAAGACCGGAGAGCTTCCCGAAGAGGAGGCCGCCCTCTTCCGAAGGGAGCGCGAGCGCCTGGACATCTCCCCCGTTGCGGTCCATGCGTCCTATCTCATCAACTTGGCCTCGCCCCGGAAAGACCTGCGGCGCGCGTCCATCGCCCTCCTTGCAGAGGAGATGAGGAGGGCGGACCTCCTGGGCGCGGACTACGTGGTGCTTCACCCGGGGAGCTCCCGGGAGGGGAACGCCGCGCGCTTGAGCGTGCAAGGCATGGCGGAAGCCCTGGAGCTGTCCTCGCCCTCCCGGACGGGGCTCCTCATCGAGAACACCTCGGGCAAGCGCGGCGACGTGGCCTCCTCGATGGAGCAGGTGGCCCGGATTCTCCAAGCAGCCGGGGGCGCCGTCCGCGGCATATGCCTGGACACCTGCCACGCGTACGCCGCGGGCTACGACCTGGGCACGGAAGAGGGCCTCCGCACCCTGAGCGAGAAGATGGAGGCGTTCTTCGGCCTCTCCCGGGTCCTTCTGGTGCACCTGAACGACTCCAGGGGAGGGCTCGGCAGCGGCCTGGACAGGCATGAGCACATAGGCAAGGGGAAGATAGGCAGCCGGGGAATGAAGCGCTTTCTGCACCACGAGTCCTTCGGAAGCGTCCCCCTTATCCTCGAAACGCCCAAGACGTCGCCCGCCGACGACCCGGAGAACCTCCGGCGGGTGCGCGCCCTGCTGCGCTGA
- a CDS encoding winged helix-turn-helix domain-containing protein, whose amino-acid sequence MLKKLFSSSIRADVLSLLLSSPDEMFYVREIAKLLRKNPSGIKRELDNLERMGIVTSEHVANLRYFQANKESPLFRELRSLITKSLGLPGALKAVLRASGVKAAFIYGPYAEGEDADTVDLMVVGAQDDLVKEFRSIERKFNVKITWIEMEEEEFKRRRKRRDAQLRKILSGKRISLVGRVR is encoded by the coding sequence ATGCTAAAGAAGCTCTTCTCATCGTCGATACGGGCTGACGTCCTCTCCCTCCTCCTGAGCAGCCCCGACGAGATGTTCTACGTCAGGGAAATCGCCAAGCTCCTGCGGAAGAACCCCTCGGGCATCAAGCGAGAGCTGGACAACCTCGAACGCATGGGCATCGTCACCAGCGAGCACGTGGCCAATTTGAGGTACTTCCAGGCCAACAAGGAATCCCCCCTCTTCCGGGAGCTGAGAAGCCTGATTACGAAGTCGCTGGGCCTTCCGGGCGCCTTGAAGGCCGTGCTCCGGGCCTCCGGGGTAAAGGCCGCCTTCATCTACGGACCCTACGCCGAGGGGGAGGACGCCGATACGGTGGACCTCATGGTGGTGGGGGCCCAGGACGACCTGGTAAAGGAGTTCCGGAGCATCGAGAGGAAGTTCAACGTAAAGATAACGTGGATAGAGATGGAAGAGGAAGAGTTCAAGCGCAGACGGAAAAGACGCGATGCACAGTTGAGGAAGATACTCTCCGGAAAGAGGATCTCGCTGGTCGGACGCGTCAGATAA